From one Idiomarina sp. X4 genomic stretch:
- a CDS encoding pilin gives MQDANTQYNGFSLIEMMVVVAIIAILSAIAVPSYTYYTQQAKVTKAMAHAQPFQLAIALCWQTEGQLSDCAQAGQNGLPNVPSPLPAELTSLSIGDDSRISLQLASVTIDEQPLSVELTPVPSSTHLEWRISCSDYQQSRSAVSDCQQGIAQ, from the coding sequence ATGCAGGATGCAAACACTCAATACAACGGTTTTAGTCTTATAGAAATGATGGTGGTGGTCGCTATCATCGCGATATTGTCGGCCATTGCTGTGCCGTCCTATACCTATTACACCCAGCAAGCAAAAGTCACTAAGGCGATGGCGCACGCTCAGCCCTTTCAATTAGCAATAGCGCTATGTTGGCAAACGGAAGGGCAGTTATCTGACTGCGCACAGGCCGGTCAGAATGGGCTACCGAATGTCCCATCGCCATTACCAGCGGAATTGACTAGCCTCAGTATTGGCGACGACTCTCGTATTAGCCTCCAGTTAGCTTCAGTGACCATCGATGAACAGCCGTTGTCTGTTGAGCTAACACCAGTGCCCTCAAGCACCCATCTGGAATGGCGCATCAGCTGCTCTGATTACCAGCAAAGCCGAAGTGCGGTCAGTGACTGTCAGCAAGGTATTGCTCAATAA
- a CDS encoding GspE/PulE family protein: MSYIGSCLTTELDLALLTNENRTEATQNKRFLKQHGLTLLTEGSSWVLLSQDPGHDPVDSVLLSLFSHKHALIVRGSGSFSAHKPLQESAVEYVDSLLSSCAVDGGSDIHIEPYQGNYRVRMRSGGRLDTKDVLSVSFAKQVVARIKVMADLDLTEQPLPQDGRLTVTQSSTRQYLEFRLNCCCVLNGEKLVLRCLKSSEHILPLADTGLMACQYQGFQHALSQSQGLIIVTGPTGSGKTSTLYSALKSINIQTLNVCTVEDPVEAPLNGCTQLMVNERKGLSFASLLRALLRQDPDVIMIGEIRDAETAQIALQAAQTGHLVLTTMHTNGTLETLARLKSLGVNPLDIASALNLIVSQRLLSFKREHNNIMRHAIFEILPWQPQAHALLKPGSSDTDKANYLQDLGLPSFDQAKTYWENQVNLND; the protein is encoded by the coding sequence ATGTCTTATATTGGATCTTGCCTCACCACAGAGCTCGACTTGGCGTTGCTTACAAACGAAAATCGAACAGAAGCAACACAAAACAAGCGTTTCCTAAAGCAGCACGGATTGACACTACTCACCGAGGGTAGCTCGTGGGTGCTGCTGTCACAGGATCCAGGCCATGACCCCGTTGACTCGGTTTTATTAAGTTTGTTTAGCCACAAACACGCGCTGATTGTCAGAGGTTCCGGTTCATTTTCAGCCCATAAGCCCCTTCAAGAGTCAGCTGTTGAGTACGTTGATAGTCTTTTATCCTCATGCGCCGTTGACGGTGGTTCCGACATTCACATAGAGCCGTATCAAGGCAATTACCGGGTTAGAATGCGCAGCGGGGGACGATTAGACACAAAAGATGTCCTCAGTGTCTCGTTCGCCAAACAAGTGGTAGCCCGTATTAAGGTAATGGCTGATCTCGACTTGACGGAACAGCCGTTACCACAGGACGGACGCCTTACCGTCACTCAATCATCGACTCGACAATACCTGGAATTTCGTTTGAATTGCTGCTGCGTATTGAACGGAGAAAAACTGGTTTTACGTTGCCTTAAGTCCTCTGAACACATTTTACCCTTAGCAGATACCGGATTAATGGCCTGTCAGTACCAGGGCTTTCAGCACGCACTGTCACAATCTCAAGGGCTTATCATTGTAACCGGGCCTACCGGCAGTGGGAAAACATCAACTTTATATAGCGCATTGAAGTCTATCAATATTCAGACGCTCAATGTCTGTACCGTAGAGGACCCCGTCGAGGCACCTTTAAACGGATGCACGCAGCTTATGGTAAATGAGCGCAAAGGGCTTTCGTTTGCGTCACTGTTACGAGCATTACTGAGACAAGATCCAGACGTGATTATGATTGGTGAAATTCGGGACGCGGAAACCGCCCAAATTGCGCTTCAGGCCGCACAAACCGGACACCTTGTTTTAACAACAATGCATACCAACGGTACTCTGGAAACATTGGCACGTTTGAAGTCACTTGGTGTCAATCCATTAGACATTGCCAGTGCTTTAAACCTCATTGTCAGTCAGCGCTTGCTTTCATTCAAACGGGAACACAATAACATTATGCGACACGCTATTTTTGAAATTCTTCCCTGGCAACCGCAAGCCCATGCACTACTTAAGCCCGGATCCTCCGATACTGACAAGGCCAACTATTTACAAGATTTAGGCTTGCCCAGTTTCGATCAGGCTAAAACCTACTGGGAAAATCAGGTGAACCTTAATGATTAA
- a CDS encoding type II secretion system F family protein, with amino-acid sequence MIKTTVMRWRWKSSDNSGLIHAASQLQAVKRLSDRGLQHITVYHEHFIKTPPPSRKEWLQTMSQWLELLDCGLPLPEALKHSVNHHSSRSMKWLVNDCQEAIKQGHRFSSALRNYSDWLPSSDLQTIEWAESSGQLTRGIQNIVTLKQQQLAMNKQLTKALRYPLMIAAVACAVALLMMTWVLPQFEKLFGNTGLPALTKNVLAISDFISQHALVFIGALCLTYVMTKVVRHYCPALWRRMTLKLPIYRQLLIGAREQQVFYQLGLSLDAGIDAVNTLRLTTNNLNCPVYKAQLELIGYHLQHGLGWSQAFNLSTLNSAKTMSFIQAAEKSGQIAQAFKQLGSYQQKQLEIYSERLSTYAQPLLMLILGGIIGTLLVAMYLPLFSLGKQF; translated from the coding sequence ATGATTAAAACGACCGTGATGCGTTGGCGCTGGAAAAGCTCAGACAATAGCGGCCTGATACACGCGGCCAGTCAATTGCAGGCGGTAAAACGACTCTCAGACAGAGGCCTGCAACATATCACCGTTTACCATGAACATTTCATAAAAACACCGCCGCCAAGCCGCAAAGAATGGCTGCAAACAATGAGTCAGTGGCTGGAACTGCTCGATTGCGGCCTGCCGTTGCCTGAAGCATTAAAACATAGCGTTAATCATCATTCCTCTCGCTCAATGAAATGGCTGGTTAATGACTGTCAGGAAGCTATCAAGCAAGGCCATCGGTTTTCCAGTGCGCTGCGAAACTACTCAGATTGGCTACCGTCTTCCGACTTGCAAACCATTGAGTGGGCTGAGTCCAGTGGTCAATTAACGCGAGGAATACAAAATATAGTCACGCTAAAGCAGCAACAACTAGCAATGAATAAACAGCTGACGAAAGCGCTTCGCTACCCACTTATGATAGCTGCAGTGGCCTGTGCTGTCGCCCTATTGATGATGACCTGGGTACTACCACAATTTGAAAAGCTGTTCGGTAACACAGGATTACCAGCGCTCACAAAAAACGTGTTAGCGATATCGGATTTTATCAGTCAACATGCGCTTGTTTTTATCGGAGCTCTTTGCTTGACGTACGTGATGACAAAAGTGGTTCGACATTATTGTCCCGCACTCTGGCGACGGATGACGCTCAAGCTGCCAATTTATCGCCAACTCCTCATTGGTGCTCGCGAACAACAAGTATTTTATCAGCTAGGCCTGTCTCTCGACGCCGGGATTGACGCTGTGAATACGCTACGGCTTACCACCAACAACCTCAATTGTCCGGTTTACAAAGCGCAACTCGAGCTTATTGGTTACCATCTGCAACATGGTCTGGGATGGTCACAGGCGTTCAACCTGTCGACCTTAAATTCGGCGAAGACCATGAGTTTTATTCAGGCAGCAGAGAAGTCAGGACAGATAGCTCAAGCATTTAAACAGCTGGGTTCTTATCAACAAAAACAACTCGAGATTTATTCTGAGCGACTATCAACATACGCACAGCCCTTGCTGATGCTTATTTTAGGCGGCATTATAGGCACTCTTTTAGTGGCAATGTACTTGCCGTTATTTTCGTTGGGTAAACAATTTTAA
- a CDS encoding prepilin peptidase: MTELFAAHTAAMLILSVVLGAVIGSFLNVVIHRLPIQLQRQWQQECAEANGTPHTQMEPFNLAFPASHCPKCQSAIAWYDNIPLLSFLFLKARCRHCKTPISISYWLVEIVTAVSFGFIGWQYGISLPALFYSVVAGLLICLFVIDLHHKLLPDVLNYSLLWLGLLWSLSDQSPVIPEQSIVGAVIGYLALWSVYWIFKLLTKKEGMGYGDFKLLAALTAFTGATVLPVTVLAASLCGAVIGIIYIKFSGRAQPIPFGPFLIGGGLISYFWGHQLLYAYWSWLGGAS, encoded by the coding sequence ATGACCGAATTATTCGCAGCTCACACAGCGGCTATGTTGATCTTATCCGTCGTATTGGGAGCTGTTATTGGCAGTTTTTTAAACGTTGTTATTCACCGCTTGCCTATTCAATTGCAGCGGCAATGGCAACAGGAGTGCGCTGAAGCAAATGGCACGCCTCACACACAGATGGAGCCGTTTAATTTAGCTTTTCCTGCTTCACACTGTCCAAAGTGCCAATCCGCTATTGCTTGGTATGACAACATTCCTCTTTTAAGTTTTCTGTTTTTAAAAGCCCGTTGCCGCCATTGTAAGACGCCCATTTCAATCAGCTACTGGTTGGTGGAAATAGTCACCGCAGTTAGTTTTGGTTTTATCGGATGGCAATACGGTATCAGTCTACCGGCACTGTTTTACAGCGTCGTTGCCGGGCTGTTGATTTGTCTTTTTGTTATCGATTTACATCACAAGTTACTGCCTGACGTACTCAACTATTCGTTGCTTTGGCTTGGGCTACTCTGGTCTCTTAGCGACCAGAGTCCTGTAATACCTGAACAGTCAATAGTTGGCGCAGTTATCGGCTACCTTGCCTTATGGTCGGTTTACTGGATCTTTAAACTGCTCACTAAAAAGGAAGGTATGGGCTATGGCGACTTCAAATTACTGGCTGCCTTAACCGCATTTACCGGTGCCACAGTGTTACCGGTTACCGTATTAGCCGCTTCTTTATGCGGCGCGGTAATAGGGATTATTTATATAAAATTCAGTGGCCGTGCCCAGCCGATTCCCTTTGGTCCTTTCTTAATTGGCGGTGGACTCATTAGTTATTTCTGGGGGCACCAGCTGTTATACGCATATTGGTCCTGGCTGGGAGGGGCATCGTAA
- the coaE gene encoding dephospho-CoA kinase (Dephospho-CoA kinase (CoaE) performs the final step in coenzyme A biosynthesis.) has translation MTYVVGVTGGIGSGKTAATNEFERLGIVVVDADKVAREVVEPGSDCLEKIREHFGEAMIQPDGNLNRKALREKVFSDNTEKEWLNKLLHPEIRQQILHQLNHANSDYVILSAPLLLENGLDKYCDRVLVIDVPESLQVERTTARDDISEEQVDAILNAQMTRDQRRQKADDIILNDTTFEALHSQVHALHKRYLEAAIAHGG, from the coding sequence ATGACATACGTTGTTGGTGTCACCGGCGGTATTGGCAGCGGAAAAACAGCGGCGACGAACGAGTTCGAGCGTCTTGGTATTGTTGTCGTCGATGCCGATAAAGTTGCTCGCGAGGTTGTCGAACCTGGCTCTGATTGCCTTGAAAAAATTCGGGAGCACTTTGGCGAAGCGATGATTCAACCTGACGGAAATTTGAATCGCAAAGCACTCCGTGAAAAAGTCTTTAGTGATAACACCGAAAAGGAGTGGCTGAACAAACTGCTTCACCCGGAAATTCGACAGCAAATTCTCCACCAGTTGAATCACGCAAACTCTGACTACGTCATATTGTCAGCTCCTCTATTGCTGGAAAATGGTTTAGACAAGTACTGCGACCGTGTGCTGGTTATCGATGTACCAGAGTCGCTACAAGTTGAGCGAACAACTGCTCGCGACGACATCTCTGAAGAGCAGGTTGATGCCATTTTGAACGCTCAAATGACCCGTGACCAACGCCGGCAAAAAGCAGATGACATTATCCTCAACGATACAACGTTTGAAGCACTTCACTCACAGGTTCATGCTTTACATAAGCGGTATCTGGAAGCAGCCATTGCACACGGAGGCTAA
- the zapD gene encoding cell division protein ZapD, with protein MAFTDNQHIIYEYPLQERVRTYLRLEHGFEQLNVSKGLFQQQPDAFFQSLFSLSDLLERVDIRTELSKDLEAQQQRLKQWEQHPEVDRQALRATIQEIDDCQQFLPDIPKVLREIKDDALLASIRQRFSQPGISGLFELPQLQLWLNQDRNAQQQACDSWCNAFKPIEKAVQLKLTLMREQAAFSTLTLTSGFMQESSEQPLAMLRIKVPKEASIYPVISGHRQRFTVRFMPLPGAGSNQSIQSVQFEIARCAQ; from the coding sequence ATGGCGTTCACGGATAACCAGCACATTATTTATGAATACCCGCTTCAGGAGCGTGTGCGCACTTACCTAAGACTCGAACATGGCTTTGAGCAGCTCAACGTCAGTAAAGGCTTATTCCAACAGCAGCCTGATGCGTTTTTTCAATCGCTCTTTTCTCTCAGTGACTTACTGGAGCGCGTCGATATTCGAACGGAATTATCGAAAGATCTCGAGGCGCAGCAGCAGCGCCTTAAGCAATGGGAACAACACCCAGAAGTTGACAGACAAGCACTGCGAGCGACCATTCAGGAAATTGATGACTGCCAACAGTTTTTACCTGATATCCCAAAAGTGTTACGCGAAATTAAAGATGACGCGCTACTTGCCAGTATAAGACAGCGCTTCAGCCAACCGGGTATCAGTGGTCTTTTCGAGCTACCACAACTGCAGCTTTGGTTAAATCAAGACCGTAATGCTCAACAACAAGCATGTGATAGTTGGTGTAACGCCTTTAAACCTATCGAAAAAGCAGTGCAGCTAAAGCTGACGTTAATGCGTGAACAAGCCGCTTTTTCTACCCTGACACTCACCAGCGGCTTTATGCAGGAGAGCTCAGAACAGCCTCTTGCGATGCTAAGAATTAAAGTACCTAAAGAGGCTTCTATTTATCCGGTTATTAGTGGGCATCGGCAACGCTTTACGGTAAGATTCATGCCCTTGCCGGGTGCCGGTTCCAATCAATCAATTCAATCTGTTCAATTTGAAATAGCCAGGTGTGCGCAATGA
- the yacG gene encoding DNA gyrase inhibitor YacG yields the protein MSLTVNCPTCETQVEWKETSEFRPFCSERCKLIDLGEWANEEKSIPGEPAPVANDDYINEGDGF from the coding sequence ATGAGTTTAACGGTCAACTGCCCAACATGTGAAACCCAAGTCGAGTGGAAAGAGACCTCAGAATTTCGTCCGTTTTGCAGCGAACGCTGTAAGCTGATTGACTTAGGCGAGTGGGCTAACGAAGAAAAGAGTATTCCGGGAGAACCCGCCCCTGTCGCCAACGATGACTACATTAACGAAGGCGACGGTTTTTAA
- the mutT gene encoding 8-oxo-dGTP diphosphatase MutT has translation MTTQKSPAVHVAVGVIENSNGEIFIAQRLPEQHQGGKWEFPGGKVESDESVQEALVRELKEECGIDVTDMAPLTVIEHQYSDKRVLLDVWWILSYDGEATQLEGQKWCWVDKNQLDAFQFPDANQPIVDCIMQSMSAY, from the coding sequence ATGACCACCCAAAAATCTCCCGCTGTGCATGTCGCGGTGGGAGTTATAGAAAATTCGAATGGCGAAATCTTTATTGCACAACGTCTACCTGAGCAGCACCAGGGCGGTAAGTGGGAATTTCCCGGTGGTAAAGTGGAGTCAGATGAAAGCGTTCAGGAAGCGTTAGTCAGAGAGCTTAAAGAAGAATGCGGTATTGATGTGACCGATATGGCTCCGTTGACGGTTATTGAACATCAGTATTCCGATAAGCGGGTATTATTAGATGTTTGGTGGATACTGTCTTATGACGGCGAAGCCACTCAGCTGGAAGGGCAAAAGTGGTGCTGGGTTGATAAAAACCAGTTAGATGCCTTTCAGTTTCCTGATGCAAACCAACCTATTGTGGACTGCATCATGCAGTCAATGAGTGCGTACTAA
- the secA gene encoding preprotein translocase subunit SecA, translated as MLGSLFRKVFGSRNDRILKTMQKDVDRINALEPEFEALSDAELKEKTAEFRKRLNEGEKLDKLLAEAFATVREASKRVFKMRHFDVQLIGGMVLNENRIAEMKTGEGKTLTATLTAYLNALPGKGVHIITVNDYLAKRDAEFNRPLFEFLGLSVAFNIPGMNPEDKKAAYQADITYGTNNEFGFDYLRDNMAFSPQDRVQRELYYALVDEVDSILIDEARTPLIISGPAEDSSEMYRKMNELVPHLVRQEKEDTEEEKGDGHFTIDEKAKQLHLTENGQEHIESLLKEKGMLAEDDSLYSAANISLLHHINAALRAHHLFQKDVDYIVKDDQIIIVDEHTGRTMEGRRWSEGLHQAVEAKEGVPIQNENQTLASITFQNYFRLYDKLAGMTGTADTEAFEFQSIYGLETVVIPTNKPMVRDDRADLIYLTAQEKYEAIAEDIEECRKQKRPVLVGTVSIENSELLSRLLKKKKIPHAVLNAKFHAQEADIIAQAGRPGAVTIATNMAGRGTDIVLGGNWMVEVEKLEEPSNDKIDSIKAEWQKVHDEVIEAGGLHIIGTERHESRRIDNQLRGRAGRQGDPGSSRFYLSLEDPLMRIFASDRIGTMMKRLGMKEGEAIEHPWVTRAIENAQRKVEGRNFDIRKQLLEYDDVANDQRSVVYEQRNELLDEGDISETITVIREDVVNAVIDEYVPPQSLAELWDLKSLEERLRADFQVELPLQQWLEEEEHFHEEVLRERILEELVKTYQEKEELVGPEVLRRFEKSIMLQSLDQHWKEHLAAMDHLRQGIHLRGYAQKNPKQEYKREAFELFSEMLENLKLDVVTILSRVKVRAQEDVDAVDEQRKAADSAPREFKHEQTKPATQGEQPRQQGQSQQPARNEQKVGRNEPCPCGSGKKYKHCHGKL; from the coding sequence ATGCTAGGCAGTCTGTTTCGAAAAGTTTTTGGAAGTCGCAACGATCGCATCCTCAAAACCATGCAAAAAGATGTTGATCGGATAAATGCGTTGGAACCCGAATTTGAAGCATTAAGTGATGCCGAATTAAAAGAAAAGACCGCTGAGTTTCGTAAGCGCCTTAACGAAGGCGAAAAGCTCGATAAATTACTAGCTGAAGCGTTTGCAACGGTTCGCGAAGCCAGTAAGCGCGTATTTAAAATGCGTCATTTCGACGTGCAGCTGATTGGTGGTATGGTTTTGAACGAAAACCGTATTGCGGAAATGAAAACTGGTGAGGGTAAAACCTTAACCGCGACCCTCACAGCCTATTTGAATGCGCTACCGGGCAAAGGCGTACACATTATTACGGTGAACGATTATCTGGCTAAGCGTGACGCCGAATTCAACCGTCCTCTGTTTGAATTTTTAGGTCTGAGTGTTGCTTTCAATATTCCAGGCATGAACCCGGAAGACAAGAAAGCTGCGTATCAGGCAGATATTACCTATGGTACGAATAACGAATTTGGTTTCGACTATTTGCGCGATAACATGGCGTTTTCGCCGCAGGACCGAGTGCAACGTGAGCTCTATTATGCGTTGGTCGATGAGGTTGACTCAATTCTTATTGATGAAGCCAGAACTCCGCTGATTATTTCGGGGCCTGCAGAAGACAGCTCTGAAATGTACCGCAAGATGAATGAACTGGTGCCACACTTAGTTCGTCAGGAAAAAGAAGATACGGAAGAAGAGAAAGGCGATGGTCACTTTACTATTGATGAAAAGGCCAAGCAGCTTCATTTGACCGAAAATGGCCAAGAACATATAGAGTCATTGCTTAAAGAAAAAGGTATGTTGGCTGAAGATGACTCCTTATATTCAGCCGCTAATATCAGCCTGTTACATCATATTAATGCGGCATTAAGAGCGCATCATTTATTCCAAAAAGATGTCGATTATATTGTTAAGGACGACCAGATTATCATCGTTGATGAACATACTGGTCGTACAATGGAAGGGCGTCGTTGGTCTGAAGGTCTGCACCAAGCCGTAGAAGCCAAAGAAGGCGTACCCATCCAGAACGAAAACCAAACACTTGCCTCCATTACTTTCCAGAATTATTTCCGTCTGTATGACAAATTGGCGGGTATGACAGGTACCGCAGATACGGAAGCCTTTGAGTTTCAGTCGATATACGGACTTGAAACCGTTGTTATTCCAACAAACAAGCCAATGGTACGTGATGACCGAGCGGATCTTATCTATCTGACTGCTCAAGAAAAGTACGAAGCGATTGCGGAAGACATTGAAGAATGTCGTAAACAGAAACGGCCCGTGCTGGTCGGTACGGTATCTATTGAGAACTCCGAGCTGTTGTCACGGCTTTTAAAGAAAAAGAAAATTCCACATGCGGTACTGAATGCGAAATTCCACGCACAAGAAGCCGACATTATCGCTCAGGCGGGTCGCCCTGGTGCCGTAACGATAGCCACTAACATGGCCGGTCGTGGTACCGATATCGTATTGGGCGGTAATTGGATGGTTGAAGTTGAGAAGCTTGAAGAGCCATCTAACGACAAAATCGACTCCATTAAAGCAGAATGGCAGAAAGTCCACGACGAAGTTATTGAAGCTGGTGGCTTGCATATTATTGGTACTGAGCGCCATGAATCCCGTCGTATTGATAATCAGCTGCGTGGTCGTGCCGGTCGTCAAGGTGACCCTGGCTCCTCACGCTTTTACCTGTCATTAGAAGATCCACTGATGCGTATCTTTGCCTCTGATCGCATTGGTACCATGATGAAGCGCTTGGGGATGAAAGAAGGGGAAGCGATTGAGCACCCTTGGGTAACTCGTGCTATTGAGAACGCACAACGTAAAGTGGAAGGTCGCAACTTCGATATTCGTAAGCAATTGCTTGAATATGATGATGTTGCTAACGACCAGCGTTCAGTTGTTTATGAGCAGCGAAACGAACTGCTTGATGAAGGCGACATTTCAGAAACCATTACCGTTATTCGTGAAGACGTGGTCAATGCAGTTATTGATGAATACGTGCCGCCACAGTCACTGGCTGAGTTATGGGATTTGAAGTCGCTGGAAGAACGTTTACGTGCTGATTTCCAAGTAGAATTGCCGCTACAGCAGTGGCTGGAAGAAGAAGAGCACTTCCACGAAGAAGTTCTGCGTGAGCGGATATTGGAAGAGCTTGTTAAGACGTATCAGGAAAAAGAAGAATTGGTCGGTCCTGAAGTTCTGCGCCGCTTTGAAAAATCGATTATGTTGCAAAGCCTTGATCAGCACTGGAAAGAGCACTTGGCCGCGATGGATCATTTACGCCAGGGCATCCACTTGCGCGGTTATGCGCAGAAAAACCCTAAGCAGGAATATAAACGCGAAGCGTTCGAGTTATTCAGTGAAATGCTCGAGAATCTGAAACTGGATGTGGTGACTATTCTAAGTCGTGTGAAAGTGCGAGCACAGGAAGACGTTGATGCGGTTGACGAACAGCGTAAAGCGGCTGATAGTGCTCCGCGAGAGTTTAAACACGAGCAGACAAAGCCCGCAACTCAAGGTGAGCAACCCCGGCAACAAGGGCAGTCTCAGCAACCGGCCCGCAATGAACAAAAGGTGGGTCGAAACGAGCCATGTCCTTGTGGCTCAGGTAAAAAGTACAAACATTGTCACGGTAAACTGTAG
- a CDS encoding M23 family metallopeptidase encodes MSLSVFYRGSKIRFRVKLSRRRMLSFAGVAAFIGLVTWQPWEYRGVDPEFAQAQITKEQKNLILQQKTVKALREDTQKQLGAMKVYLGELRAQMRRLDALGERLAGVANLDNGEFNFQQEMPIGGPEIEVAELPQASGTDVLTDIEDMLSKISDKQKQLSLLESVMMNHQLNNDAYIAGRPISDGWLSSQYGIRKDPFNGTPAMHKGLDFASYNEDVQVVATGAGVVTWAGDRYGYGQLVEIDHGGGLKTRYGHNHEILVNVGDVVTRGQQIAEMGSSGRSTGPHVHYEVLRNGKQIDPNQFVYRKAD; translated from the coding sequence ATGAGTTTATCAGTCTTTTATCGAGGCTCCAAAATTCGTTTTCGCGTTAAATTAAGTCGTAGACGGATGTTGTCTTTCGCCGGTGTTGCTGCGTTTATTGGGCTTGTCACGTGGCAGCCATGGGAATACCGCGGGGTTGACCCCGAGTTTGCGCAAGCGCAAATTACCAAAGAGCAAAAGAACCTTATTCTTCAGCAAAAAACCGTAAAAGCCTTAAGAGAAGATACCCAAAAGCAATTGGGCGCAATGAAGGTTTATTTAGGCGAGTTACGTGCTCAAATGCGCCGTTTAGATGCCTTAGGTGAACGCTTAGCAGGCGTTGCCAATCTTGATAATGGCGAATTCAATTTCCAGCAGGAAATGCCGATTGGCGGACCTGAAATAGAAGTGGCTGAGTTACCACAGGCTTCCGGGACTGACGTACTCACTGATATTGAAGACATGTTGTCAAAGATATCGGACAAACAAAAACAGTTATCTCTCCTTGAATCTGTGATGATGAATCACCAACTTAATAACGATGCTTACATTGCCGGACGTCCAATCTCAGATGGTTGGTTGTCTTCGCAATACGGTATTCGTAAAGATCCCTTCAACGGCACGCCAGCCATGCATAAGGGTCTGGACTTTGCGAGTTATAACGAAGACGTGCAAGTGGTTGCTACCGGGGCCGGTGTCGTCACTTGGGCGGGAGATAGGTACGGTTATGGTCAGCTGGTTGAAATTGACCATGGTGGTGGTTTGAAAACCCGTTATGGGCACAACCACGAGATATTAGTGAACGTCGGCGACGTTGTTACACGCGGTCAGCAAATAGCGGAAATGGGGAGCAGTGGTCGTTCAACTGGACCTCATGTGCATTACGAAGTTTTACGTAATGGTAAGCAGATTGACCCGAACCAATTTGTGTACCGAAAAGCCGATTAA
- a CDS encoding DUF721 domain-containing protein, whose translation MSRQPKTPSELLRTGQQPMAETLRHYAQFAAQLSEWQQLFKNCVDKATAQHCQLVNIRDGALIIKAGSGSWSTKLKFQQAAIITYFQNNATVPVNKLSVKVSPNVNTTNDSAQRLRNMAEGCSEPLRLQLEALAAKFDNDAADNKS comes from the coding sequence ATGTCACGACAACCCAAAACGCCATCAGAATTGCTACGCACGGGTCAGCAACCAATGGCTGAAACGTTGCGACATTATGCACAGTTTGCCGCTCAACTCTCAGAATGGCAACAGTTGTTTAAAAACTGCGTGGACAAAGCGACAGCACAACATTGTCAGCTTGTGAACATTCGCGACGGAGCGCTCATCATAAAAGCTGGCAGCGGCAGCTGGTCAACAAAACTTAAATTCCAACAAGCGGCCATTATAACGTATTTTCAAAACAATGCGACGGTGCCCGTCAACAAGCTCTCAGTGAAAGTGTCACCGAATGTAAACACAACAAATGACAGCGCACAAAGGCTAAGGAATATGGCGGAGGGGTGCAGCGAACCACTGCGTCTTCAGTTAGAAGCGTTGGCGGCGAAGTTTGATAACGACGCCGCCGACAATAAGAGTTGA